In Phreatobacter stygius, a genomic segment contains:
- a CDS encoding ABC transporter substrate-binding protein, translating to MRLKAVAAACLGLALATAPTATPALAADHQAIVDALGRQVVLARPPARLVTIFASNTELVAAIGLAERIVGIETFTRFPPEVVGRPTVGGRLGFSVDRVVRQRPDLVVVTPARQAVNQLVDPMERLGIPIIVLTHRSIPEVMANIRLVAGATGVPERGEAVTGLLQARLDAVAARIAGRSRPRIVMITGRVATGMLLIARSGSYTADAIIAAGGSLAFDQAQMLSQVSPEAVLRADPDVVLFAGSAADMADLFARPGWSSLRALKEKRVFTVSRAEFLIPGPRVVGGIEKLAALLHPEARP from the coding sequence GTGAGGCTGAAAGCGGTCGCCGCGGCATGTCTTGGACTGGCGCTCGCGACCGCGCCGACCGCCACCCCGGCCCTGGCCGCGGATCACCAGGCGATCGTCGACGCGCTCGGCCGGCAGGTGGTGCTGGCGCGTCCGCCGGCGCGGCTGGTCACCATCTTCGCCTCGAATACCGAACTGGTCGCCGCGATCGGCCTGGCCGAGCGCATTGTCGGCATCGAAACCTTCACCCGCTTTCCACCCGAAGTGGTCGGCCGCCCGACGGTCGGCGGCCGGCTCGGTTTCTCGGTCGACCGGGTGGTGCGCCAGCGCCCCGATCTCGTCGTCGTCACGCCGGCGCGCCAGGCGGTGAACCAATTGGTCGACCCGATGGAGCGGCTCGGCATCCCGATCATCGTGCTGACCCATCGCAGCATTCCCGAAGTCATGGCCAATATTCGCCTGGTGGCCGGCGCGACCGGCGTGCCGGAACGCGGCGAAGCCGTGACCGGCCTGTTGCAGGCGCGCCTCGATGCGGTCGCCGCCCGCATCGCCGGCCGATCCCGGCCGCGCATCGTCATGATCACCGGCCGTGTCGCCACCGGCATGCTGCTGATCGCCCGTTCCGGCAGCTATACCGCCGACGCCATCATCGCCGCCGGTGGCAGTCTGGCTTTCGACCAGGCGCAGATGTTGTCCCAGGTCTCGCCCGAAGCCGTGCTGCGCGCCGACCCCGATGTCGTGCTGTTCGCCGGTTCCGCCGCCGACATGGCGGATCTGTTTGCCCGGCCCGGCTGGTCGAGCCTGCGCGCGCTGAAGGAGAAGCGGGTCTTCACGGTGTCGCGCGCCGAGTTCCTGATCCCCGGCCCGCGGGTGGTCGGCGGCATCGAAAAGCTTGCGGCCCTGCTGCATCCGGAAGCCAGGCCATGA
- a CDS encoding tetratricopeptide repeat protein, with product MSRSIGSRIKSLFSSGKPAPAAAPPEDVRLGAEAGDAEAQNALGRWYADNTAETAVAGAWFMRAAEQGFVRAKHNLGVLALQAGQREPAAEWFLTAAKEGWTPSLAAIGAMFEGEGNLRGALKFFEMAAEQGHADAQDALGRLLLADDDPELYEAARAWSEKAADQGHSSAQTRLGTIYHEGLGVTRDPERSASWFLSAARQGHPGAQGMIGVALHLGIGIAADRVESAFWLSRSKAQGNEIGRVYLPEVEAELTAEDRRALEARLRQP from the coding sequence ATGTCCAGATCGATCGGAAGCCGCATCAAGTCGTTGTTCTCTTCAGGCAAGCCCGCGCCCGCCGCCGCGCCGCCGGAGGATGTCCGGCTGGGCGCCGAGGCCGGTGATGCGGAAGCGCAGAATGCGCTCGGCCGGTGGTATGCGGACAACACCGCGGAAACAGCCGTGGCCGGGGCATGGTTCATGCGCGCGGCCGAGCAGGGCTTCGTCAGGGCCAAGCACAATCTGGGCGTCCTTGCGCTTCAGGCCGGCCAGAGGGAGCCGGCGGCGGAATGGTTCCTGACCGCCGCGAAAGAGGGCTGGACGCCGTCCCTGGCGGCCATTGGCGCGATGTTCGAAGGCGAGGGCAATCTTCGTGGCGCCCTCAAATTTTTTGAGATGGCGGCCGAGCAGGGACATGCCGATGCGCAGGATGCGCTCGGCCGGCTGCTGCTGGCGGATGACGACCCGGAACTCTACGAAGCCGCCCGTGCCTGGTCCGAAAAGGCCGCCGATCAAGGCCATTCGTCAGCCCAGACCCGTCTCGGCACCATCTACCATGAAGGCCTCGGGGTCACGCGCGATCCCGAACGGTCCGCCTCCTGGTTCCTGAGTGCTGCCCGGCAAGGTCATCCGGGAGCCCAGGGCATGATCGGCGTCGCCCTTCACCTCGGCATTGGCATAGCGGCGGACCGTGTCGAATCCGCCTTCTGGCTCTCGCGGAGCAAGGCTCAGGGCAATGAAATCGGCCGGGTCTATTTGCCGGAGGTCGAAGCCGAGCTGACGGCTGAGGACAGGCGAGCGCTGGAGGCGCGGTTGCGGCAGCCGTGA
- a CDS encoding HlyD family secretion protein, with translation MKLRIIRFNLFWKISPAIWLLVLLVGLFIPMGWGAPSGPALVIRQSVQIVPDVAGEVIDVPVQPNTPLKANDVLFRIDPTPFKAQVDALAAQLKFAELRLGQMTQLAQRDAGRGFDVQQRESEVDQLRAQLTSAQWNLDKTVVRAPADGFVTNVALRRGARVSTLALAPAMAFVDTSETVLGAEIDQINARYIRAGQAVEVTFKFLPGQVFTGKVQAVLQAISTGQASPSGTAVTPKEVQAAPFVVRFTLDDPAIAGRLPAGSTGQAAIFTDHVQAAHIIRRVILRQTALLNYILPF, from the coding sequence GTGAAGCTGAGGATCATTCGCTTCAACCTGTTCTGGAAAATCTCGCCGGCGATCTGGCTGCTCGTGCTGCTGGTCGGGCTGTTCATTCCGATGGGTTGGGGGGCACCGTCGGGACCGGCCCTGGTGATACGCCAGTCGGTGCAGATCGTGCCCGATGTCGCCGGCGAGGTGATCGACGTTCCGGTGCAGCCCAACACGCCGCTGAAGGCCAATGACGTGCTGTTCCGCATCGACCCGACGCCGTTCAAGGCCCAGGTCGACGCGCTGGCCGCCCAGCTGAAATTCGCCGAACTGCGCCTCGGCCAGATGACGCAGCTTGCCCAACGCGACGCCGGCCGCGGTTTCGATGTCCAGCAGCGCGAGTCCGAGGTCGACCAATTGCGCGCGCAGCTCACGAGCGCCCAGTGGAACCTGGACAAGACGGTGGTGCGCGCGCCGGCCGACGGCTTCGTGACCAATGTGGCCTTGCGCAGGGGCGCCAGGGTCTCGACCCTCGCGCTGGCGCCGGCCATGGCCTTCGTCGACACCTCGGAGACCGTTCTTGGCGCCGAGATCGACCAGATCAATGCCCGCTACATCAGGGCCGGCCAGGCGGTCGAAGTGACCTTCAAGTTCCTGCCCGGACAGGTGTTCACGGGCAAGGTCCAGGCGGTCCTGCAGGCGATCTCGACCGGCCAGGCCTCGCCATCAGGCACGGCGGTCACGCCGAAAGAGGTCCAGGCGGCACCCTTCGTCGTCCGCTTCACCCTGGACGATCCAGCCATAGCCGGCCGCCTGCCGGCGGGCAGCACCGGCCAGGCGGCGATCTTCACCGACCATGTCCAGGCCGCCCACATCATCCGGCGCGTCATTCTGAGGCAGACGGCGCTGCTCAACTACATCCTGCCGTTCTGA
- a CDS encoding nitroreductase family protein, whose amino-acid sequence MNIQVTDPAATAQRTGEPAGEGLLALLETRRSVGMTVLAGPGPSEAELRRLLAIAARVPDHGGLEPWRFIVIEGQARFDAGPHLAALYAAENGDMDPEKRAKFAGIMSRVFTYAPVIVIVVSRSDAAARIPAWEQDLSAGAVCMNLLTAAAALGFGATWLTGWAAYSPGAHRLFGLEAHEKVAGVVHIGTAKETPAERKRPDIAAITTRWQAPEAGPKA is encoded by the coding sequence ATGAACATCCAGGTGACCGATCCGGCCGCGACGGCCCAACGCACCGGCGAGCCGGCCGGCGAGGGGCTCCTCGCGCTGCTCGAGACGCGCCGCTCGGTCGGCATGACCGTGCTGGCCGGGCCCGGACCGAGCGAGGCCGAGCTCCGACGGCTCCTGGCCATTGCCGCCCGCGTGCCTGATCACGGCGGCCTGGAGCCGTGGCGGTTCATCGTCATCGAGGGGCAGGCCCGGTTCGATGCCGGCCCCCATCTCGCGGCCCTTTATGCCGCCGAGAACGGCGACATGGATCCGGAAAAGCGCGCCAAATTCGCCGGCATCATGTCGCGCGTCTTCACCTATGCGCCGGTCATCGTCATCGTCGTCAGCCGCAGCGACGCGGCCGCACGCATTCCGGCCTGGGAACAGGACCTGTCGGCCGGCGCGGTTTGCATGAACCTCTTGACCGCGGCCGCAGCCCTCGGTTTCGGCGCGACCTGGCTGACCGGCTGGGCCGCCTATAGCCCGGGAGCCCACCGGCTGTTCGGTCTCGAGGCGCATGAAAAAGTCGCCGGCGTCGTCCATATCGGCACGGCCAAGGAGACGCCCGCCGAGCGCAAGCGACCTGATATCGCGGCGATCACCACCCGGTGGCAGGCGCCGGAAGCCGGACCAAAGGCCTGA
- a CDS encoding DUF3302 domain-containing protein: MSTFDIFAIIVLGFVVASGVALVVVVGALPGWVAHKRRHPYAQAVTIAGWVTLICGFVLWPVAMIWAYVDIPARTDLSSRASPAGHPADAGPAPRLGEAGQRSSSCSTSTSSCCSSW; the protein is encoded by the coding sequence ATGTCGACCTTCGATATCTTCGCCATCATCGTTCTCGGCTTCGTCGTAGCGAGCGGGGTTGCCCTCGTTGTCGTGGTCGGAGCCTTGCCCGGCTGGGTCGCGCATAAGCGCCGGCATCCCTACGCCCAGGCGGTCACGATCGCCGGCTGGGTCACCTTGATCTGCGGTTTCGTGCTCTGGCCCGTCGCCATGATCTGGGCCTATGTCGATATCCCCGCCCGCACCGACCTGTCATCGCGAGCCAGTCCCGCTGGCCACCCGGCAGATGCCGGACCGGCGCCGCGCCTTGGCGAGGCAGGCCAAAGATCATCTTCCTGTTCAACATCTACCTCGTCCTGCTGTTCGTCCTGGTGA
- a CDS encoding TonB-dependent receptor domain-containing protein gives MSMFSPCATAPAVAALVLAGAFAPAFAQEVRNAPTILDEIVVTSTGRPEPRSRITGTVQVIEGERITRSTAHSVTELLAENAVGFLSEWTPGQTSINIRGGASDGQGKDFRSQVLVLINGRRAGTANISKLSPADVDRVEIIRGPASVIYGSQAIGGVINIILKNGRNTTGNFADIQGGSWGLLQGRAHAAGRNGSDDFYIGISGGRRDSYHSGAGGGLLANTQYQRFGVTGAFGRQLNDNHRIDLTVRSDGIYDAGFRGSSWSTFNRDERTNASFDLVYSGKTDSDFARWTAHSYLVADRDVFRWAAPNSATVAQRTRLDLNRRHLDIMGLRFQPIFNLWAGNELLLGFDAERSWLRSQRYRESVVAPYTNMAQVSPQDNNQTDSVMAFYAENSQRLFDDRVILRAGIRHTRGSTSFDPTPNLANQATGSRPYDATTYTVGGTYRATDYLSFRTGVSTGFRSPTATELAGNYTVLVGTQIFGNPNVKPETSRQYEVGTTFALNGWSLDAALFQNVISNRIITRLRPGSTTTSDYVNNAGDVTVRGIELQFGVDVLRAFSAQANGWHWSVTSNGGYNFFMRDGGAAATANSNQVERM, from the coding sequence ATGTCCATGTTTTCGCCGTGCGCGACCGCGCCGGCTGTCGCTGCCCTTGTCCTCGCCGGGGCCTTCGCGCCGGCCTTTGCCCAAGAGGTCCGCAACGCCCCGACCATCCTCGACGAAATCGTCGTGACCTCCACAGGGCGCCCGGAGCCGCGCAGCCGCATCACCGGCACGGTGCAGGTCATCGAGGGCGAACGCATCACCCGGTCGACCGCCCATTCGGTGACCGAACTGCTGGCCGAGAATGCCGTCGGCTTCCTCTCGGAATGGACGCCCGGCCAGACCTCGATCAACATTCGCGGCGGCGCCAGCGACGGGCAGGGCAAGGACTTCCGCAGCCAGGTGCTGGTGCTGATCAACGGCCGCCGCGCCGGCACCGCCAATATTTCCAAACTGTCGCCGGCCGACGTCGATCGCGTCGAGATCATCCGGGGACCCGCCTCGGTGATCTATGGCAGCCAGGCGATCGGCGGCGTCATCAACATCATCTTGAAGAACGGCCGCAACACCACGGGCAATTTCGCCGATATTCAGGGCGGTTCCTGGGGCTTGCTGCAGGGCCGTGCCCATGCCGCCGGCCGCAACGGCAGCGACGATTTCTACATTGGCATCTCTGGCGGCCGGCGCGACAGCTATCATTCCGGTGCCGGCGGCGGCCTCCTGGCCAATACCCAATATCAGCGCTTCGGCGTGACCGGCGCCTTCGGCCGCCAGCTCAACGACAACCACCGCATCGATCTCACGGTGCGGTCCGACGGCATCTATGATGCCGGCTTCCGCGGCTCGTCCTGGAGCACGTTCAACCGCGACGAGCGGACCAATGCCTCGTTCGACCTGGTTTATTCCGGCAAGACCGACAGCGATTTCGCCCGCTGGACCGCGCATAGCTATCTGGTCGCCGATCGCGACGTGTTCCGCTGGGCCGCGCCGAATTCGGCGACGGTCGCGCAGAGAACGCGGCTGGACCTGAACCGCCGCCATCTCGACATCATGGGCCTCCGGTTCCAGCCGATCTTCAACCTGTGGGCCGGCAATGAACTGCTGCTCGGTTTTGATGCCGAGCGCAGCTGGCTGCGGTCGCAGCGCTACCGCGAAAGCGTGGTCGCGCCTTATACCAACATGGCTCAGGTCTCGCCGCAGGATAACAACCAGACCGACTCGGTCATGGCCTTCTACGCCGAGAACAGCCAGCGCCTGTTCGACGACCGGGTGATCCTGCGGGCCGGCATCCGTCACACCCGCGGCTCGACCAGCTTCGACCCGACGCCGAATCTCGCCAACCAGGCGACCGGCAGCCGTCCTTATGACGCCACCACCTACACCGTCGGCGGCACCTATCGGGCGACCGATTACCTGAGCTTCCGCACCGGCGTCTCGACCGGTTTCCGCTCGCCGACCGCAACCGAGCTTGCCGGCAATTACACCGTGCTGGTCGGCACCCAGATTTTCGGCAATCCGAATGTGAAGCCGGAAACCAGCCGCCAGTATGAAGTCGGCACGACCTTCGCCTTGAACGGCTGGAGCCTCGACGCGGCCTTGTTCCAGAACGTTATCTCGAACCGGATCATCACGAGGCTCCGGCCGGGTTCGACCACCACCTCCGACTATGTCAACAATGCCGGCGACGTGACCGTGCGTGGCATCGAGCTGCAATTCGGCGTCGACGTGCTGCGCGCCTTCTCCGCTCAGGCCAATGGCTGGCACTGGTCGGTGACATCCAATGGCGGCTATAATTTCTTCATGCGCGACGGTGGCGCTGCGGCCACCGCCAACAGCAATCAGGTCGAGCGCATGTAA
- a CDS encoding TonB-dependent receptor, whose amino-acid sequence MAIPWSLAITGILRGPLWYNTEEPLRIPAAEPNASHIHWKPAFWVWNARLEGELRKGLTAYAAVNNIFNVNQHALFIALDQQPFLGNPTNANTQGIGNMGNSMPGREFIVGMQARF is encoded by the coding sequence GTGGCGATCCCCTGGAGCCTGGCGATAACAGGCATTCTGCGGGGGCCGCTCTGGTACAATACCGAGGAACCCCTGCGCATTCCGGCAGCCGAACCGAATGCCAGCCATATCCACTGGAAGCCGGCCTTCTGGGTCTGGAACGCCCGGCTGGAGGGCGAGCTGCGCAAGGGGCTGACCGCCTATGCCGCGGTGAACAACATCTTCAACGTCAATCAGCACGCCCTGTTCATCGCGCTCGACCAGCAGCCCTTCCTCGGCAATCCGACCAATGCCAATACGCAGGGCATCGGCAACATGGGCAATTCCATGCCGGGGCGCGAGTTCATCGTCGGCATGCAGGCGAGGTTCTGA
- a CDS encoding response regulator, with product MFEDLHQDDVIQTGAGSGVMIRILLADDHEIVRRGVRSLIETRGGWEICGEAANGVEAVELAVKEKPDVAVLDYFMPELNGLDATKQLLVKLPKLQALIFSEHDGETLIRDALQAGARGFLLKRDAEDQLLDAISTLALSRPYFTARVSEAMLSAFTGQSEPASKLTPRERETVQLIAEGLSNKRIAWQMQVSVKTIETHRATAMRKLGTRSVAELVRYAVRNKLVDA from the coding sequence ATGTTTGAAGACCTCCATCAGGATGATGTCATTCAAACTGGGGCAGGGAGTGGCGTAATGATCCGGATATTGTTGGCTGATGACCACGAAATCGTTCGTCGCGGCGTGCGCAGTCTGATCGAAACACGCGGGGGTTGGGAAATTTGCGGCGAAGCCGCCAACGGTGTGGAAGCCGTGGAACTCGCGGTGAAGGAAAAGCCCGACGTTGCGGTCCTCGACTATTTCATGCCGGAGTTGAATGGTTTGGACGCCACCAAACAGCTGCTGGTCAAGCTGCCCAAGCTGCAGGCGCTGATCTTTTCCGAACATGACGGCGAGACGCTGATCCGCGACGCCTTGCAGGCGGGTGCGCGCGGCTTCCTCTTGAAGCGGGACGCCGAGGACCAGCTCCTCGACGCGATCAGCACGCTGGCGCTGTCACGACCCTATTTCACCGCGCGGGTTTCGGAGGCGATGCTGTCGGCCTTCACCGGACAAAGTGAGCCGGCAAGCAAACTCACGCCGCGCGAGCGCGAGACGGTGCAGCTCATTGCCGAAGGGCTGAGCAACAAGCGCATCGCCTGGCAAATGCAGGTCAGCGTCAAGACGATCGAGACCCATCGCGCCACCGCCATGCGCAAGCTCGGCACCCGCTCGGTGGCCGAACTGGTGCGCTACGCCGTGCGCAACAAGCTGGTCGACGCCTGA
- a CDS encoding FecCD family ABC transporter permease has protein sequence MTRVWLSLGAVLLAVMVLGLSAGHDWASPAALWTAVSGDQSLDSRLIIDWRLPRVLAAAAVGALLGLGGCLFQGLFRNPLAEPYLLGSAGGAAVGATVALLVPLGVPQALSLPVLAFAGAWGATVLVLAVSRVAGVVDAAGLLLAGVAVAAVLGAVRSFMMLALSDETINLQVVLSWVLGGIQTPSWQGLALLAALLAAAIMLALRTAQGLDLLGLGEAMAHGFGLDVRRFVTLCVLVGAIVVAIAVAYGGLVAFVGLAAPHIARWLVGPRHRLLIPASAFTGAIVVVVADAIARSALPPAEIPLGLVTAIAGGPFFLFLLARRLKS, from the coding sequence ATGACCCGGGTCTGGCTGTCGCTCGGCGCCGTCTTGCTCGCCGTCATGGTGCTTGGCCTCTCCGCCGGCCACGATTGGGCATCGCCCGCCGCGCTCTGGACCGCCGTCAGCGGCGACCAGTCGCTCGATAGCCGGCTGATCATCGACTGGCGCCTGCCGCGCGTGCTGGCCGCGGCGGCCGTCGGCGCGCTGCTCGGCCTCGGCGGCTGCCTGTTCCAGGGCCTGTTCCGCAACCCGCTCGCCGAACCCTATCTGCTCGGCTCGGCCGGTGGCGCCGCGGTCGGCGCGACGGTTGCCCTGCTGGTGCCGCTCGGTGTGCCACAGGCCCTGTCGCTGCCGGTGCTGGCCTTTGCCGGCGCCTGGGGCGCTACCGTGCTGGTCCTGGCGGTGTCGCGGGTGGCCGGCGTGGTCGATGCCGCCGGCCTCCTGCTCGCCGGTGTCGCGGTCGCCGCCGTGCTCGGCGCCGTCAGGTCCTTCATGATGCTCGCCTTGTCGGACGAGACGATCAACCTGCAGGTCGTGCTGAGCTGGGTGCTCGGTGGCATCCAGACGCCGTCCTGGCAGGGTCTCGCCCTGCTAGCGGCACTGCTGGCGGCCGCCATCATGCTGGCGCTCAGGACCGCGCAAGGGCTCGATCTCCTTGGCCTCGGCGAGGCCATGGCCCATGGCTTCGGTCTCGACGTCCGCCGTTTCGTCACGCTTTGCGTCCTGGTCGGCGCGATCGTCGTGGCGATCGCCGTGGCCTATGGCGGGCTCGTCGCCTTTGTCGGGCTTGCCGCGCCGCATATCGCGCGCTGGCTGGTCGGACCGCGGCACCGGCTGTTGATCCCGGCCTCCGCCTTCACCGGTGCCATCGTCGTTGTGGTCGCCGACGCCATCGCCCGTTCGGCCTTGCCGCCGGCGGAAATCCCGCTCGGCCTGGTCACCGCCATTGCCGGTGGGCCGTTCTTCCTGTTCCTGCTGGCGCGGCGGCTGAAATCATGA
- a CDS encoding lytic transglycosylase F, giving the protein MAKTKRCAGSAARLLALAAMSLSSLGLSSLALSTPGLAQPAPAAGQAPAARPAGAPPRTMALPRIRPWTGDLDGMLKRRTVRILVPYSKTLFFVDRGRQMGLNAEFGQALEDWLNKRHPQRNLRIYVAFVPTARDQLLPALVAGLGDIVAANLTVTPEREAAIDFARPWMRDVREVVVTGPGAPALTRIEDLAGQTVHVRASSSYATHLASLSRRLVSEGARPIVIAPADENLEDEDLMEMVHAGLLPFAVVDEHKAKVWAEVLSGLTLRPDLVVHAGGEIAWAMRENSPLLRAELDAFFAQHQAGTSFGNTLRRRYFTDTRMARNALAEDDARRHGELLGLFQRYGGQYGFDALMISAQGYQESQLDQSRRSPRGAVGIMQLLPATARSPEVGISDIGTSAENNIHAGARYLRHLVDTYINDPGLSERNRTLFAFAAYNAGPGNLRRFRARAKAEGLNPDVWFNNVEQAAALIVGRETPQYVSNIYKYYTAYRMLAERERDQARGTTAPDPAAASLPTGSDAAAPNPIAPDPATRPRTP; this is encoded by the coding sequence ATGGCCAAGACGAAACGATGCGCGGGATCCGCGGCAAGGCTGCTGGCGCTGGCGGCCATGTCGCTATCAAGTCTCGGGTTATCAAGCCTCGCGCTGTCGACCCCGGGGCTGGCGCAACCGGCGCCCGCCGCTGGCCAGGCTCCGGCTGCGCGACCCGCCGGCGCGCCGCCGCGCACCATGGCATTGCCGCGGATCCGGCCCTGGACCGGCGATCTCGACGGCATGCTGAAACGGCGCACCGTGCGCATCCTGGTGCCCTACAGCAAGACGCTGTTCTTCGTCGATCGCGGCCGCCAGATGGGCCTCAACGCCGAATTCGGCCAGGCGCTCGAGGACTGGCTGAACAAGCGTCATCCGCAGCGCAACCTGCGCATCTACGTCGCCTTCGTGCCGACCGCGCGCGATCAGTTGTTGCCGGCGCTGGTCGCCGGGCTCGGCGACATCGTCGCAGCCAATCTGACCGTAACGCCGGAGCGCGAGGCGGCGATCGACTTCGCCCGCCCCTGGATGCGCGACGTCAGGGAAGTCGTGGTGACCGGGCCGGGCGCGCCGGCGCTGACGCGGATCGAGGATCTGGCCGGCCAGACCGTCCATGTCCGGGCCTCGTCGAGCTATGCGACGCATCTGGCAAGCCTCAGCCGGCGCCTGGTGTCGGAAGGCGCCAGGCCGATCGTCATCGCGCCGGCCGACGAGAACCTCGAGGACGAGGACCTCATGGAAATGGTCCATGCCGGGCTCCTGCCCTTCGCGGTGGTCGACGAACACAAGGCCAAGGTCTGGGCCGAGGTGTTGTCCGGGCTGACCCTGCGGCCGGATCTCGTGGTCCATGCGGGTGGCGAGATCGCCTGGGCGATGCGCGAGAACAGTCCGCTGCTGCGGGCCGAGCTCGACGCCTTTTTCGCCCAGCACCAGGCCGGCACCAGTTTCGGCAATACCCTGCGCCGGCGCTATTTCACCGACACCAGGATGGCGCGCAACGCGCTGGCCGAGGACGATGCCCGCCGGCACGGGGAATTGCTCGGGCTGTTCCAGCGCTATGGCGGCCAATATGGCTTCGATGCCCTGATGATCAGCGCCCAGGGCTACCAGGAAAGCCAGCTCGACCAGTCGCGCCGAAGCCCGCGTGGTGCCGTCGGCATCATGCAATTGCTGCCGGCGACCGCGCGCAGCCCGGAGGTCGGCATCAGCGACATCGGAACCAGCGCGGAGAACAATATCCATGCCGGCGCACGCTATCTGCGCCACCTGGTCGACACCTATATCAACGACCCGGGCTTGAGCGAGCGCAACCGCACCCTGTTCGCTTTCGCCGCCTACAATGCCGGGCCCGGCAATCTCCGCCGCTTCCGCGCGCGCGCCAAGGCGGAAGGGCTCAACCCCGATGTCTGGTTCAACAATGTCGAACAGGCCGCGGCCCTCATCGTCGGCCGCGAGACGCCGCAATATGTCAGCAACATCTACAAATATTACACGGCCTACCGCATGCTGGCCGAGCGCGAGCGCGATCAGGCCCGGGGCACGACAGCGCCGGATCCGGCTGCCGCAAGCCTTCCCACAGGGTCAGATGCCGCGGCTCCCAACCCGATCGCGCCAGATCCCGCCACGAGACCCCGGACGCCCTGA
- a CDS encoding ABC transporter ATP-binding protein produces MSSVNAQGLRLIRGGRPIVDGIDFAAGATGTVAVIGPNGAGKSTFLKILAGLEPDHAGTVTIGGRDLQSLTGRERAAALGYVPQNFVPHWDITPRMLVEMGAERLPGFGPDAVGKALADGELTDLADRRWSGLSGGERARGLMAAVEVTDPPVLIADEPGASLDIRHRIDLVRSFAERGKTRLVIVALHEIELATTWFDRVVVIDKGRVAADMAAGDLVETDVLARVFQVAFETVSVDGITVARPASGRPV; encoded by the coding sequence ATGAGCAGCGTCAACGCTCAGGGTCTCCGCCTGATCCGTGGCGGCCGGCCGATCGTCGACGGCATCGATTTCGCCGCCGGCGCCACCGGCACGGTCGCGGTCATTGGCCCGAACGGCGCCGGCAAGTCGACCTTTCTGAAGATCCTTGCCGGTCTCGAGCCGGATCATGCCGGCACGGTGACGATCGGCGGACGCGACCTCCAATCCCTGACCGGGCGCGAGCGGGCGGCGGCGCTCGGTTATGTCCCGCAGAATTTCGTGCCGCATTGGGATATCACCCCGCGCATGCTGGTCGAGATGGGCGCCGAGCGGCTGCCGGGTTTTGGGCCCGACGCGGTCGGCAAGGCCCTGGCCGACGGTGAGTTGACCGATCTCGCCGACCGCCGCTGGTCGGGCTTGTCGGGTGGCGAAAGAGCGCGCGGCCTGATGGCGGCGGTGGAGGTCACCGACCCGCCGGTCCTGATCGCCGACGAACCCGGCGCCAGCCTCGACATCCGCCACCGGATCGATCTCGTCCGCAGTTTCGCCGAACGGGGCAAGACGCGCCTGGTCATCGTTGCCCTGCATGAGATCGAACTCGCCACCACCTGGTTCGACCGGGTGGTGGTGATCGACAAGGGCCGCGTCGCCGCCGACATGGCGGCCGGCGATCTGGTCGAAACCGACGTGCTGGCGCGGGTTTTCCAGGTGGCCTTCGAGACGGTCAGCGTCGACGGCATCACCGTGGCGCGGCCGGCCTCCGGGCGCCCGGTCTGA
- a CDS encoding DUF4180 domain-containing protein — MVELVELAGEQILLCDTDGPIIDDERQATDLIGEAAWQGASLLALPVARLGPRFFQLRSGLAGEITQKAVNYRLKLAIIGDISEQLAASNALSAWVREADRRTDLWFQPSLEDLAIALGRAGGRP; from the coding sequence ATGGTGGAACTGGTTGAACTGGCCGGCGAGCAGATCCTGCTCTGCGACACCGATGGCCCGATCATCGACGATGAGCGGCAGGCGACCGATCTGATCGGCGAGGCCGCTTGGCAGGGCGCGTCCTTGCTCGCCCTGCCTGTGGCGCGGCTCGGCCCGCGCTTCTTTCAGCTCCGCTCGGGCCTGGCGGGCGAGATCACCCAGAAGGCCGTCAATTACCGGCTGAAGCTCGCCATCATCGGCGACATCTCGGAACAGCTCGCCGCGAGCAACGCCTTGAGCGCCTGGGTGCGCGAGGCTGATCGGCGGACCGACCTGTGGTTCCAGCCGAGCCTGGAGGATCTGGCCATTGCCCTGGGCAGGGCCGGAGGCCGGCCGTAG